A single region of the Cronobacter condimenti 1330 genome encodes:
- the osmY gene encoding molecular chaperone OsmY produces MNKTKISKTLLAVVLGSVMASSSAFAENSATESTKSTADSAGQKIDSSMNKVGNFMDDSAITAKVKAALVDDEQIKSTDISVKTEKSVVTLSGFVESQAQAEEAVKIAKGVEGVASVSDKLHVRDGKNESVKGYAGDAATTSEIKAKLLADDIVPSRNVKVETTDGVVQLSGTVESEKQSQRAESIAKAIDGVKSVKNDLKVKS; encoded by the coding sequence ATGAACAAGACTAAGATTTCAAAAACTCTGCTGGCTGTTGTGTTGGGTTCTGTCATGGCGTCCTCTTCTGCGTTCGCAGAAAACTCCGCCACTGAGAGCACCAAATCCACCGCGGATAGCGCAGGGCAAAAAATCGATAGCTCTATGAATAAAGTCGGTAACTTCATGGACGATAGCGCCATCACCGCGAAAGTTAAAGCTGCGCTGGTAGATGACGAACAAATTAAGAGCACCGACATCTCTGTGAAAACCGAGAAGAGCGTCGTGACGCTGAGCGGTTTTGTAGAAAGCCAGGCTCAGGCCGAGGAAGCGGTGAAAATCGCCAAAGGCGTGGAAGGCGTGGCGTCCGTTAGCGACAAATTGCATGTCCGCGACGGCAAAAATGAATCGGTGAAAGGTTATGCAGGCGACGCGGCCACCACCAGCGAAATCAAAGCGAAATTGCTGGCAGATGACATCGTGCCTTCGCGTAACGTGAAAGTCGAAACCACCGACGGTGTGGTGCAGCTTTCCGGTACCGTCGAGTCTGAAAAACAGTCTCAGCGTGCCGAAAGCATCGCGAAAGCGATTGATGGCGTGAAAAGCGTCAAAAACGATTTAAAAGTGAAGTCGTAA
- a CDS encoding DUF1328 domain-containing protein, giving the protein MFRWGIIFLVIALIAAALGFGGLAGTAAGAAKIVFVVGIILFLVSLFMGRRRP; this is encoded by the coding sequence ATGTTTCGTTGGGGCATTATCTTTCTGGTTATCGCGTTGATTGCAGCCGCTCTGGGCTTTGGTGGCCTTGCCGGTACTGCAGCAGGCGCAGCGAAAATCGTATTTGTTGTGGGTATTATTCTGTTCCTGGTTAGCCTTTTTATGGGCCGTCGACGCCCGTAG